A portion of the Acidisoma sp. PAMC 29798 genome contains these proteins:
- a CDS encoding BrnA antitoxin family protein, with translation MKKALSSFAKPTATSDLRKIDDDSLARLKAAATQSDQSINLSDPDAPESLDWSNATRGRFYKPVKVLKSLRIDADVLDYYESQGPGYQTRINRDLRLMMLQNSKRKQPA, from the coding sequence ATGAAGAAGGCGCTTTCTAGTTTTGCAAAACCGACCGCCACGTCAGATCTCCGGAAGATCGATGACGACAGTCTGGCGCGGCTGAAAGCCGCCGCCACCCAATCCGATCAATCGATCAATCTATCGGATCCGGATGCTCCTGAGAGTCTGGATTGGTCGAATGCTACCCGAGGGCGGTTTTACAAACCCGTTAAGGTTCTGAAATCTCTGCGGATTGATGCTGATGTGCTCGATTACTACGAGTCTCAGGGTCCTGGCTATCAGACACGGATCAACCGCGATCTCCGGCTGATGATGCTTCAGAATAGCAAAAGAAAGCAGCCTGCGTGA
- a CDS encoding BrnT family toxin, producing MISRWTWNLRKDQTNRRDHGGLSLADGMPVLDGDPHQLSRPDTHPDGDRWQTIGMALDVLLLFVVHTEPDDRRDGIGRIISVRRASPQERKAYEEGAF from the coding sequence ATGATCTCCCGATGGACCTGGAATTTGCGTAAGGATCAGACCAACAGACGCGACCATGGCGGGCTTTCTCTCGCAGATGGGATGCCGGTTCTGGATGGCGACCCGCATCAGCTCAGTCGGCCAGACACGCATCCGGACGGCGATCGCTGGCAAACGATTGGGATGGCTTTGGACGTTTTATTGCTGTTCGTGGTTCATACGGAGCCTGACGACAGGCGCGATGGAATCGGACGGATTATCAGTGTCAGGCGCGCGAGCCCTCAGGAAAGGAAAGCCTATGAAGAAGGCGCTTTCTAG
- a CDS encoding alpha/beta hydrolase, which translates to MLDPDARSFLQRAAEANPPAIETLTPAEARAQFEIFVPLSQGPKEEVAEVRDFHVHGLLGPVPLRLYRSAGAPAENAACLVYFHGGGWVIGGLDTHDGLCRTIANLAQAVVVSVDYRMGPEFPFPAAIEDAAAALRHTLADAAKLGIDPNRIAVGGDSAGGNIAAVMAIASRNGDAPPLTFQMLFYPVTDLSQTQESYRTYAEGYGLTTAGMAWFRQHYLGDEGHANDWRASPLRAHSLADVAPAFVLTAGFDPLHDEGRDYANRLREEGVPTTLDENPGQIHGFVSMDGVIADARPAVIRAVEAWRAADALSASLREP; encoded by the coding sequence ATGCTCGACCCGGATGCCCGCAGTTTTCTGCAACGCGCGGCCGAGGCGAACCCGCCCGCGATCGAAACCCTGACGCCGGCAGAGGCGCGGGCGCAGTTCGAGATCTTCGTGCCCTTGTCGCAAGGCCCGAAGGAGGAGGTGGCGGAGGTCAGGGACTTTCATGTCCATGGCCTGCTGGGGCCTGTGCCGCTGCGCCTGTATCGCAGCGCCGGGGCACCGGCTGAGAACGCGGCCTGCCTTGTCTATTTCCACGGTGGCGGCTGGGTCATCGGCGGCCTCGACACCCATGACGGCCTTTGCCGCACGATCGCCAACCTCGCCCAAGCGGTCGTGGTCTCGGTCGATTATCGCATGGGACCGGAATTCCCCTTCCCGGCGGCGATCGAGGATGCGGCAGCGGCCTTGCGCCATACTCTGGCGGATGCCGCAAAACTTGGCATCGACCCAAACCGCATCGCCGTGGGCGGGGACAGTGCCGGCGGCAATATTGCGGCCGTGATGGCCATTGCCTCCCGCAACGGCGATGCGCCGCCCCTCACCTTCCAGATGCTGTTCTACCCCGTGACGGACCTTTCCCAGACGCAGGAGAGTTACCGCACCTATGCTGAGGGTTACGGGCTGACGACGGCGGGCATGGCCTGGTTTCGGCAGCATTACCTGGGCGATGAAGGCCATGCGAATGACTGGCGGGCGTCCCCGCTGCGGGCCCATAGCCTCGCCGATGTCGCGCCTGCCTTCGTGCTCACGGCGGGCTTCGATCCCTTGCATGATGAGGGCCGCGACTATGCGAACCGCCTGCGCGAAGAAGGCGTGCCCACGACCTTGGATGAGAATCCAGGCCAGATCCACGGCTTCGTCAGCATGGACGGTGTCATCGCCGACGCACGCCCGGCCGTCATCCGTGCCGTCGAGGCATGGCGCGCCGCCGATGCGCTCAGTGCGAGCCTGCGCGAACCTTAA